In one window of Candidatus Neomarinimicrobiota bacterium DNA:
- the queF gene encoding NADPH-dependent 7-cyano-7-deazaguanine reductase QueF produces the protein MAKADGLSLPFEKPEKIRTDLLEPIPYSGNEQVITLEYPEFSAVCPYSGLPDIAHVTIEYIPSDKIIELKSLKYYFISFRNVGIYQEDMTNRVYEDLKKVLAPKKLKVKTIYNVRGGIETTCVIGN, from the coding sequence CTGCCCTTTGAAAAACCGGAGAAAATCCGGACAGACCTGCTGGAACCTATTCCCTATTCGGGTAATGAGCAGGTCATAACTCTGGAGTATCCCGAATTCAGCGCTGTGTGTCCCTACAGCGGACTACCGGACATTGCCCATGTGACCATTGAATATATCCCCAGTGATAAAATTATCGAGCTTAAATCTCTGAAATACTACTTCATTTCATTCCGCAATGTCGGTATTTATCAAGAAGATATGACCAATCGGGTTTATGAGGATCTTAAAAAAGTACTCGCCCCTAAAAAACTCAAAGTTAAAACAATTTATAATGTCCGGGGGGGGATAGAAACGACGTGTGTTATCGGAAATTGA